The Prochlorococcus marinus str. MIT 9301 genome window below encodes:
- a CDS encoding 3'(2'),5'-bisphosphate nucleotidase CysQ: MIKLPSGIELQNLIDNLRILSWEASEKLTYYAQIVKDSNGKRNILRNDNFEDPVTLADISVNEIVINKINQLYKDVNWKILSEENVKSGPYNPNINQDWVWILDPLDGTKDFIQGTTNYAMHLALNYKKRPLIGIVLIPERDELWFAVGCELWCENRNGVRIKPKPLKRKSLQEMSLVTSKNHGNTTLNKLIKKINFKEVIIMGSIGCKIASIVRRDSDIYICLSLPGMSSPKDWDFAAPEAILKASGGNITTLDNKDLIYGKSNFEQGGIIVASNNINNHKNICSEIEEIIREGDLFPL, from the coding sequence GTGATTAAGTTACCTTCAGGCATAGAGTTGCAAAATCTTATAGATAATTTGAGGATTTTAAGCTGGGAAGCTTCTGAAAAGTTAACTTATTATGCTCAAATAGTAAAAGATTCAAACGGTAAACGCAATATTTTAAGAAATGATAATTTTGAGGATCCAGTTACTCTTGCTGACATTAGTGTAAATGAGATAGTAATTAATAAAATTAACCAATTATATAAAGACGTTAATTGGAAAATCTTGAGTGAAGAAAACGTAAAATCTGGACCTTACAATCCTAATATAAATCAAGATTGGGTTTGGATTCTCGACCCTCTTGATGGAACAAAGGATTTTATACAAGGTACTACTAATTATGCTATGCATCTAGCTTTGAATTACAAAAAAAGACCCTTAATAGGTATCGTATTAATACCTGAGAGGGATGAATTGTGGTTCGCTGTGGGATGTGAGTTATGGTGTGAGAATAGAAATGGAGTCAGAATAAAACCTAAACCTTTAAAACGGAAGAGTCTTCAAGAGATGTCTTTAGTTACTAGTAAGAATCATGGGAATACAACTTTAAATAAATTAATTAAAAAAATTAATTTCAAAGAGGTAATAATAATGGGAAGTATAGGTTGTAAGATTGCCTCAATCGTCAGAAGAGATAGTGACATATATATTTGTCTGAGTTTGCCTGGAATGTCATCCCCCAAAGATTGGGATTTTGCTGCGCCTGAAGCTATCTTAAAAGCTAGTGGCGGCAATATTACAACTTTGGATAATAAAGATTTAATCTACGGGAAATCTAATTTTGAACAGGGTGGGATAATCGTGGCATCTAATAATATTAATAATCATAAAAACATTTGTTCTGAGATAGAGGAAATAATCAGAGAAGGTGATTTATTTCCTCTTTGA
- the rsmI gene encoding 16S rRNA (cytidine(1402)-2'-O)-methyltransferase translates to MNSKLLSSHNIQEPESSVLYIVGTPIGNLNDLSPRALNILKKVELIACEDTRQTKKILQKFDFKNNLISFNKHNYLSKIPKIINYLNASKSIALVSDAGMPLVCDPGEELVKDAKSKNIKIVCIPGPCAAISALVTSGMSSSKFTFEGFLPKKKSEREKILFEISKNEKTTIIFEAPHRLRKLLFELKVFCGGQREIQVSRELTKKFEEHIGDNIDKVIDFFDGREVIGEITIVIKGCNKKIKNIEFNQLELKKELHELVKAGLSLSSASKYLARKKNLTKKIVYNSY, encoded by the coding sequence ATGAACTCTAAACTTCTATCTTCTCATAACATCCAAGAACCTGAAAGTAGTGTTTTATATATTGTTGGTACCCCAATAGGTAACTTAAATGATCTATCCCCTCGGGCACTAAATATTCTTAAAAAAGTTGAATTGATTGCATGCGAGGATACTAGACAAACAAAAAAAATTCTTCAAAAATTTGATTTTAAAAATAATCTCATAAGCTTCAATAAACACAATTATTTGAGTAAAATTCCAAAAATAATTAATTATCTAAATGCAAGCAAATCAATAGCATTAGTTAGTGATGCTGGCATGCCATTAGTCTGCGATCCTGGAGAAGAACTTGTAAAAGATGCTAAATCTAAAAATATCAAAATTGTTTGCATACCAGGTCCTTGTGCCGCCATCTCGGCACTCGTTACGAGTGGGATGTCTTCCTCAAAATTCACATTCGAAGGATTTCTTCCTAAAAAAAAGTCTGAAAGAGAAAAAATACTTTTCGAAATCAGTAAGAATGAAAAGACAACGATTATTTTTGAAGCTCCTCATCGATTAAGAAAATTGTTATTTGAATTAAAAGTTTTTTGTGGAGGCCAAAGAGAAATCCAAGTATCACGTGAACTTACAAAAAAGTTTGAAGAACATATTGGGGACAATATAGATAAAGTTATTGATTTTTTTGATGGAAGAGAAGTAATTGGTGAAATCACAATTGTTATTAAAGGCTGTAACAAAAAAATTAAAAATATTGAATTTAACCAGTTAGAACTAAAAAAAGAGCTTCATGAATTAGTAAAAGCTGGGCTAAGCTTATCTTCTGCTTCTAAATACCTTGCTAGAAAAAAAAATCTCACCAAGAAAATTGTTTATAATTCATATTGA
- a CDS encoding O-antigen ligase family protein: MGFQIYLKSREERILISKILISGTIPLIFSGFSQYFLGWNGPFQTLNGFIVWYQKEGDSLSGVFSNPSYAACWINIIFAFSFSQFLDNGFKNKKSYLLFFITVFLVISSVLTNSYDSIIGYHLIAILILLKDYFLAFATLISTLFFIVLLNLSNFINSFTSSTNIFENTTNPYLSLIYSKLQLRADIFTYSLSSIFEKPFFGWGAGQFGNQSINGATVNHTHNLFYELAYNYGLLVTFLIAFPIFLITLKSFKKIYKFPFSRKNFLENSSLFEKGWWSSFFVLLLSQLVDIQYYDGRISMIFWILLAGLRQTINENY, encoded by the coding sequence ATGGGATTCCAAATTTATTTAAAATCAAGAGAAGAAAGGATTTTAATATCAAAAATACTAATTTCAGGAACAATACCACTAATATTTAGTGGTTTTAGTCAATACTTCTTAGGATGGAATGGACCTTTTCAAACTCTGAATGGATTCATAGTATGGTACCAAAAAGAAGGTGATTCTCTTTCTGGTGTATTTAGTAATCCTAGTTATGCAGCATGTTGGATTAATATTATTTTCGCTTTTAGTTTTTCTCAATTCTTAGATAATGGATTTAAAAACAAAAAATCATATCTTTTATTTTTCATAACAGTATTCTTAGTCATTTCTTCAGTACTCACTAATTCATATGATTCGATTATTGGATATCATTTGATAGCTATTTTAATTTTATTAAAAGATTATTTTTTAGCTTTTGCTACTTTAATATCAACACTATTTTTTATAGTTTTACTCAATTTAAGTAACTTTATTAATTCATTTACTAGCTCCACTAATATTTTCGAAAACACTACTAATCCATATTTAAGTCTTATTTACTCAAAATTACAACTTAGAGCTGACATATTTACTTATTCACTTTCATCAATTTTTGAAAAACCCTTTTTTGGATGGGGAGCAGGCCAATTTGGAAATCAATCTATTAATGGAGCAACAGTTAACCATACTCATAATTTATTTTATGAATTAGCATATAACTATGGATTATTAGTAACTTTTTTGATAGCTTTTCCCATATTTCTAATAACTTTAAAATCATTCAAAAAAATTTATAAATTTCCTTTCTCAAGAAAAAATTTCCTAGAAAATTCTTCTCTTTTTGAGAAAGGTTGGTGGTCATCATTTTTTGTTCTTCTATTATCTCAATTAGTTGATATTCAATACTACGATGGAAGAATAAGTATGATTTTTTGGATATTATTAGCAGGTTTAAGACAAACAATAAATGAAAATTATTAA
- a CDS encoding nucleotide sugar dehydrogenase gives MDNSNVNIVKNICCLGAGYVGGPTMAVLASKCPNIKVTVVDIDLNKIAAWNNQNLDKLPVFEPGLDKIISKVRGKNLFFSNDIEKSIKDSELVFISVNTPTKIKGFGAFYASDLKWVESSARQVAKYASGHTIVVEKSTVPVKTAELIKKILKSSNSSNKKKENSFSVLSSPEFLAEGSAINDLINPDRVLIGGDNEESIKKLCAIYENWIPKEKILVTNIWSSELSKLTANAFLAQRISSINSIAAICEKTGAEIKEVSAAIGSDTRIGNKFLLSSPGFGGSCFQKDILNLVYLSRYYGLDHVAKYWENVISLNNWQKERISEVIVDKLFGTITGKKIVLLGFSFKANTNDTRESPSIDIAKNLLENGAKLVINDPRVSNKQIELALNQPSKEIDHNVEGIWYYEEDILEAVKSADAIVILTEWQEYKNLNWELISKSMRKPSWVFDTRGIINRREIDVTPINLWTLGKG, from the coding sequence ATGGATAATTCAAATGTAAACATTGTGAAGAACATTTGTTGCCTTGGGGCCGGTTACGTTGGAGGACCTACTATGGCAGTTTTAGCTTCAAAATGTCCTAATATAAAAGTCACTGTTGTTGATATTGATTTAAATAAGATTGCTGCGTGGAATAATCAAAATTTGGATAAGCTTCCAGTTTTTGAGCCAGGTTTAGATAAAATTATTTCAAAGGTTAGAGGCAAAAATCTATTTTTTTCTAATGATATTGAAAAATCAATTAAAGACTCAGAATTGGTTTTCATTTCAGTAAATACGCCAACAAAAATAAAAGGATTTGGAGCATTTTATGCAAGTGATTTGAAGTGGGTTGAATCAAGTGCTAGGCAAGTTGCTAAATATGCGAGCGGTCATACGATAGTTGTAGAGAAAAGTACAGTTCCTGTTAAAACTGCTGAATTAATAAAAAAAATTTTAAAGAGCTCTAATAGTTCCAACAAAAAAAAAGAAAATTCTTTTTCTGTATTATCAAGTCCAGAGTTTCTTGCAGAGGGAAGTGCTATTAATGATTTGATAAATCCTGATAGAGTTTTGATTGGAGGTGACAATGAAGAATCAATAAAAAAACTTTGTGCAATATATGAAAATTGGATCCCTAAAGAAAAAATTCTGGTTACAAATATATGGAGCAGTGAATTGTCTAAATTAACAGCAAATGCTTTTTTAGCCCAAAGAATAAGTTCAATTAATTCAATTGCGGCTATTTGCGAAAAGACTGGTGCAGAAATCAAAGAGGTTTCTGCTGCTATTGGTTCCGATACAAGGATTGGAAATAAATTCTTATTATCAAGTCCTGGTTTTGGCGGGAGCTGCTTCCAAAAAGATATTTTAAATCTTGTTTATTTAAGTAGATATTATGGTTTAGATCATGTCGCAAAATATTGGGAAAATGTAATTTCTTTGAATAATTGGCAAAAGGAACGTATATCTGAAGTAATAGTAGATAAATTATTTGGAACAATAACAGGTAAAAAGATTGTACTTTTGGGATTTTCTTTTAAAGCTAATACAAATGATACAAGAGAATCTCCATCAATAGATATTGCAAAAAATTTGCTAGAAAATGGTGCAAAATTAGTAATTAATGATCCAAGAGTAAGTAATAAACAAATTGAATTAGCGTTAAATCAGCCATCAAAAGAAATAGATCACAATGTAGAAGGTATTTGGTATTATGAGGAAGACATTTTGGAGGCTGTTAAATCAGCCGATGCAATAGTTATCTTAACTGAGTGGCAAGAATATAAGAATTTAAATTGGGAATTAATATCCAAGAGTATGAGAAAGCCTTCTTGGGTTTTTGATACAAGAGGCATAATTAATCGTAGGGAAATCGATGTAACTCCTATTAATCTATGGACGCTTGGGAAAGGGTAG
- a CDS encoding NAD-dependent epimerase/dehydratase family protein, producing MKKDKPSILITGAAGFIGSALAIKLLEENNHVIGIDNINNYYSTSFKKERLSNIIKSPNSSKYWNFHKISIENKNQIFNIFEKYRPKIVVNLAAQAGVRYSLENPEAYIKSNLVGFFNILEACKSFDVENFIYASSSSVYGGNKKVPFKENDSSNHPISLYAATKRSNELMAHSYSHLYDIPSIGLRFFTVYGPWGRPDMAPMIFANAIMNQLPINIFNFGKMKRDFTYIDDVVESIKRCCFKPATVSNTFDKFDPENSCSFAKHRIFNVGNSKPVELEIFIELLEDALGKKAIKKYDELQKGDVISTLSDTSLLTKWIDFTPSTSIQDGILYFAKWFENYYEH from the coding sequence ATGAAAAAAGATAAACCTTCAATACTGATAACAGGTGCAGCCGGATTTATTGGCTCTGCTCTTGCAATAAAACTTTTAGAAGAAAATAATCATGTTATTGGGATTGATAATATTAATAATTATTATTCGACTTCTTTTAAAAAAGAAAGATTAAGCAATATTATTAAAAGCCCTAATTCAAGTAAATATTGGAATTTTCACAAAATATCTATAGAAAATAAAAATCAAATATTTAATATATTTGAAAAATATAGACCAAAAATTGTAGTTAATTTAGCTGCTCAAGCAGGCGTTAGGTATTCTTTGGAAAATCCAGAAGCATATATAAAAAGCAATTTGGTTGGTTTCTTTAATATTTTGGAAGCATGCAAATCATTTGATGTAGAAAATTTTATATATGCTTCAAGTAGTTCTGTTTATGGCGGTAATAAAAAAGTACCTTTTAAAGAAAATGATAGCTCAAATCATCCTATAAGCTTATATGCAGCCACGAAAAGATCTAATGAACTAATGGCTCATTCATATAGTCATTTATATGATATCCCATCAATAGGATTAAGATTCTTCACTGTTTATGGCCCCTGGGGAAGGCCTGATATGGCTCCAATGATTTTTGCAAATGCAATAATGAATCAATTACCCATTAACATATTTAATTTTGGCAAAATGAAAAGAGATTTTACTTATATAGATGATGTTGTTGAATCTATAAAAAGATGTTGTTTTAAACCTGCAACAGTATCAAATACTTTTGATAAATTTGATCCTGAAAATTCTTGCTCTTTTGCAAAGCATAGAATATTTAACGTTGGTAACAGTAAGCCAGTGGAATTAGAAATTTTCATTGAATTACTTGAAGATGCTTTAGGCAAAAAGGCTATAAAGAAATATGATGAATTGCAAAAAGGAGATGTTATTTCAACCTTATCTGATACAAGTTTATTAACTAAATGGATTGATTTTACACCATCAACTTCTATACAAGATGGAATTCTGTATTTCGCTAAATGGTTCGAAAATTACTATGAGCATTAA
- a CDS encoding UDP-glucuronic acid decarboxylase family protein, which translates to MDKQRDRNLVTGGAGFLGSHLIDALMEKGEEVICLDNYFTGRKQNIIKWINHPKFELIRHDVTEPIFLEIDKIWHLACPASPIHYQYNPIKTSKTSFLGTYNMLGLATRTKAKLLLASTSEVYGNPLIHPQKESYFGNVNNIGIRSCYDEGKRIAETLCFDYNRMHKTEISVMRIFNTFGPRMQIDDGRVVSNFINQALRGENLTVYGDGSQTRSFCYVEDLINGMIKLMESEVKGPINIGAQNELRIDKLAEIIIKKINRELKINFNPIPQDDPIMRRPSIEKAKKELGWSPTVDFEEGLEKTINYFIELNKLSI; encoded by the coding sequence ATGGATAAACAACGTGATAGAAATTTAGTAACCGGAGGTGCTGGTTTTTTAGGTTCTCATCTTATTGATGCACTAATGGAAAAAGGTGAAGAAGTAATATGTCTAGATAATTATTTCACAGGGCGGAAGCAAAATATAATTAAATGGATTAATCATCCAAAATTCGAACTTATTCGACATGATGTTACCGAGCCCATTTTTCTGGAAATCGACAAAATATGGCATTTAGCTTGTCCAGCTTCTCCTATTCACTACCAATATAATCCAATTAAAACCTCTAAAACTAGTTTTTTAGGAACTTATAATATGCTTGGATTGGCAACAAGAACTAAAGCAAAACTACTTCTTGCCTCAACTAGTGAAGTTTACGGTAATCCCCTAATACATCCTCAAAAAGAAAGTTATTTTGGAAATGTTAACAATATAGGAATTAGAAGTTGTTATGACGAAGGGAAAAGAATAGCTGAAACATTGTGTTTTGATTATAACCGTATGCACAAAACTGAGATTAGCGTAATGAGAATATTTAATACCTTTGGACCTCGTATGCAAATAGATGATGGCAGGGTAGTAAGTAACTTTATAAATCAGGCTTTGCGTGGAGAAAATCTAACTGTATATGGAGATGGGTCACAAACAAGAAGTTTTTGCTACGTGGAAGATTTAATAAACGGTATGATAAAACTTATGGAAAGTGAAGTAAAAGGACCTATAAATATAGGAGCTCAAAATGAATTGAGAATAGATAAACTAGCTGAAATTATAATAAAAAAAATTAATCGAGAACTTAAAATAAATTTTAATCCAATCCCTCAAGATGATCCTATTATGCGAAGACCTTCTATAGAAAAAGCAAAAAAAGAACTTGGTTGGTCCCCTACTGTAGATTTTGAAGAAGGCTTAGAAAAAACTATTAATTATTTTATTGAACTAAACAAGTTAAGTATTTAA
- a CDS encoding HAD family hydrolase yields the protein MKQLNTEALESIFENYDYIFWDYDDTLSPTVEKKGIAYIKIFKEYPQELKDFILDHHKKFPGVSRQVKLPIYLKESLKYKDVNFDSKLIDLKRKFSIECIQILSVIPIFKNIEKFLKNSKKHNFIITNMPQEEINETIKSKLLKEFFIQIIGDAIDKADILKEKLSNIKDKERCVFVGDSKTDYEAAYNCNIDFILKSSSLNKSLQLIPRIKII from the coding sequence ATGAAACAATTAAATACTGAAGCTTTAGAATCTATATTTGAAAATTATGATTATATATTCTGGGATTATGATGATACCTTATCTCCTACGGTGGAAAAGAAAGGCATTGCATATATAAAAATATTTAAAGAATATCCTCAAGAATTAAAGGATTTCATCTTAGATCATCATAAAAAATTTCCAGGCGTAAGTAGACAAGTTAAGCTGCCAATTTATTTAAAAGAAAGTCTTAAATACAAAGATGTAAACTTTGACTCAAAATTAATAGATCTAAAAAGAAAGTTTTCTATAGAATGCATTCAGATTTTAAGTGTAATCCCAATTTTTAAAAATATAGAAAAATTCTTGAAGAACAGTAAAAAACATAATTTTATTATTACAAATATGCCTCAGGAAGAAATAAATGAAACTATAAAATCAAAATTATTAAAAGAATTTTTTATTCAGATTATTGGAGATGCCATTGATAAGGCTGATATTCTCAAAGAAAAACTGAGTAACATTAAAGATAAAGAAAGGTGCGTTTTTGTAGGAGATAGTAAAACAGATTATGAAGCAGCTTATAATTGTAATATAGATTTTATTTTAAAAAGTTCTTCACTGAATAAATCTCTTCAATTAATACCTAGAATTAAAATTATTTAA
- a CDS encoding HpcH/HpaI aldolase family protein: MISSKIINKELNQIRKKLNIGIPSIGSWLQLNNTSVGAIIAKNNFDWLTLDLEHGDIDEADIPLMVNSIQYYCPLVFARIRSPQTTYCSRALDLGVNGIIIPKIESFEQINNLRESIYYPPYGCRGVGYANTNLFGENLLDHLNELNEPFIVPMIETKKGVEELESILRCKGIDAILIGPYDLSASYGVPGEIQSEIVKEKVDYILKTCKKFAVPAGLHIVEPDEKSLNEAIKKGFTFLPYSIDTVFLRKASKKPNNIHYQKK; encoded by the coding sequence ATGATCTCTTCCAAAATTATTAATAAAGAGCTTAATCAAATAAGAAAAAAATTAAATATTGGGATACCAAGTATTGGAAGTTGGTTGCAATTAAATAATACGTCAGTTGGAGCTATCATTGCCAAAAATAATTTTGACTGGCTTACTCTTGATTTAGAACATGGAGATATTGACGAAGCGGATATACCTCTAATGGTAAATTCGATTCAGTATTATTGTCCATTAGTTTTTGCACGAATAAGATCACCACAAACAACATATTGTTCGAGAGCATTAGATCTAGGAGTTAACGGAATAATAATTCCAAAAATTGAAAGCTTTGAGCAAATAAACAATTTAAGAGAAAGTATTTATTATCCCCCTTATGGTTGTAGAGGAGTTGGCTATGCAAATACAAACTTATTTGGAGAAAATCTGCTGGACCACTTAAACGAACTAAATGAGCCATTCATAGTTCCCATGATAGAGACAAAAAAAGGAGTTGAGGAACTTGAAAGCATATTACGATGTAAAGGCATAGATGCTATTCTAATTGGACCATACGATCTAAGCGCTTCTTATGGAGTACCTGGCGAAATTCAATCAGAAATAGTTAAAGAAAAAGTTGATTATATTTTAAAAACTTGCAAAAAATTTGCTGTTCCTGCTGGCTTACACATAGTTGAACCTGATGAGAAAAGTTTGAACGAAGCAATAAAAAAAGGATTCACATTTTTACCATATAGTATCGATACAGTATTCTTAAGGAAAGCTTCTAAAAAGCCTAATAATATCCATTATCAAAAAAAATGA
- a CDS encoding 3-deoxy-manno-octulosonate cytidylyltransferase has protein sequence MKTIGLIPARMGSSRLQGKPLKKIKGKEMLLRVYENALNAKLIDTLYIATCDEEIRRTMDAYGCKVVMTGSHHTRCTSRCAEALIKIEKTCNYTFDNIVMIQGDEPLVKGAEIDEAVKLIIDNKDIRIANLIGKIESYEEFTDRNTIKVVLTKNDEILYFSRGNIPFSEKDNFKYAFKQVCIIPMKRDILEIFTKFEETTLEKIESIDMLRLIENKIPIKAKLIKYKTQAVDVPSDIKKVEKILTNE, from the coding sequence ATGAAAACTATAGGATTAATCCCTGCAAGAATGGGAAGTTCGAGATTACAAGGGAAACCTTTAAAAAAGATAAAAGGTAAAGAGATGCTCTTAAGAGTATATGAAAATGCATTAAATGCAAAATTAATAGATACTCTTTATATAGCTACTTGTGATGAAGAAATAAGAAGAACAATGGATGCATACGGATGCAAGGTAGTCATGACTGGTTCACACCACACAAGATGTACTTCTAGATGTGCAGAAGCATTGATAAAAATAGAAAAAACATGTAATTATACTTTCGATAATATTGTTATGATTCAGGGAGATGAACCTTTGGTAAAGGGTGCTGAAATCGATGAAGCAGTTAAATTAATTATTGACAACAAGGATATTAGAATTGCAAATCTTATAGGAAAAATTGAAAGCTATGAAGAATTTACCGATAGGAACACTATAAAAGTGGTTCTAACAAAAAATGACGAAATACTTTATTTTTCTAGAGGAAATATTCCATTCTCTGAGAAAGATAATTTTAAATATGCTTTTAAACAGGTATGTATCATTCCAATGAAAAGAGATATACTTGAAATTTTTACAAAATTTGAAGAGACTACTTTAGAGAAAATTGAATCAATAGATATGCTTAGATTAATTGAAAATAAAATTCCTATAAAAGCAAAATTAATCAAATATAAAACTCAAGCAGTAGATGTTCCTTCTGATATTAAGAAAGTTGAGAAAATACTCACAAATGAATAA
- a CDS encoding nucleotidyltransferase family protein — protein sequence MKRNFFIKNCRDFSVNIKDNVGEAIQKINKGGFQICLVFNEQNYLEGIITDSDLRRGILNGVSKSSKLSDVINYQPIKVHEFLSEEKIYRLMIKNHIFHIPLVDENNKFKGIFVSNNLIEESFINETFFILAGGKGLRMRPLTKNLPKPMLHISGKPMIELIINNAKEFGFRNFVLSIGYLGEVIKEYFGNGDKFGINISYIQEEKPLGTAGSLAYLKKDLLTDYVFITNGDVVTSLEYSNMLNFAKYTKADGVIAVKEFGLQNPFGVIETSNDNFIGISEKPIYKSTINAGVYVVSKNLIGLIEKGKHIDMNQLFELGINKKKILKVFALHEEWTDVGRPEDYKRIRNSSKANEI from the coding sequence ATGAAAAGGAATTTTTTTATTAAAAACTGTAGAGATTTTTCTGTAAACATTAAGGATAATGTAGGGGAAGCTATTCAAAAGATAAATAAAGGTGGCTTCCAAATTTGTCTAGTTTTTAACGAGCAAAATTATTTGGAAGGAATAATAACTGATAGTGATTTAAGAAGAGGAATTTTAAATGGCGTTTCAAAAAGTAGTAAATTATCTGATGTAATAAACTATCAACCTATTAAAGTTCATGAATTTTTATCAGAAGAAAAAATTTATAGATTAATGATAAAGAATCATATTTTTCATATACCTTTAGTTGATGAAAATAATAAATTTAAGGGCATCTTTGTTTCTAATAATTTAATAGAAGAGAGTTTTATTAATGAAACCTTTTTTATATTAGCTGGAGGTAAAGGTTTAAGAATGAGACCTTTAACTAAAAATCTTCCTAAACCAATGTTGCATATAAGTGGTAAGCCAATGATCGAATTAATAATTAATAATGCAAAGGAGTTTGGCTTCAGAAATTTTGTCCTGTCAATTGGTTATTTGGGAGAGGTAATAAAGGAATATTTTGGTAATGGGGATAAATTTGGGATTAATATAAGCTATATTCAAGAAGAAAAACCCCTGGGGACTGCAGGTTCATTAGCATATTTAAAAAAAGATTTGCTTACTGATTATGTTTTTATTACCAATGGTGATGTTGTAACATCATTAGAATATAGTAATATGTTGAATTTTGCCAAATATACAAAAGCTGATGGAGTAATTGCTGTTAAAGAATTTGGATTGCAAAATCCATTTGGAGTAATTGAAACTAGTAATGATAATTTTATTGGAATTTCTGAAAAACCAATATATAAATCTACAATTAATGCTGGAGTTTATGTTGTTTCAAAAAATTTGATTGGTTTAATAGAAAAGGGGAAACATATTGATATGAATCAATTATTTGAACTAGGTATAAATAAGAAAAAAATTTTAAAAGTTTTTGCTTTGCATGAAGAATGGACGGATGTAGGAAGACCTGAAGATTATAAAAGGATTAGAAATTCAAGTAAAGCTAATGAAATCTAA
- the neuC gene encoding UDP-N-acetylglucosamine 2-epimerase produces the protein MKSKIAVFTSTRAEYGLLRNLCKLLDSEKLFQLIIIVTGTHLEDEYGYTCDQIKKDGFSNLEFIHLSIKGDKNAAEITAELITKISKFFEDFNPDFLIVLGDRYEALGAVYSAFLKKIKIIHLHGGEVTFGSLDNGFRNAISQLANLHFTSLEKHTKNLLNMGVNKKNIFTVGPMIKDLLNCHESITHSQFEKKLNFKFDKFNIILTFHPESYIYDYGLEKLKNIFRVILELEANVLITYPNIDEGGEIIKTALIRFSERNSDRCFLYKSLGSDLYISSLKLFDVVIGNSSSGIIEAPLIGIPSLNIGERQKGRSTFGKVSNLDGSYKEMYESLKKIKEGKTPLSQPRNLQIERKLPSYEIIKILKEIIN, from the coding sequence ATGAAATCTAAAATAGCTGTTTTTACTTCTACGAGGGCTGAATATGGTTTATTAAGGAATCTATGCAAATTATTAGATTCTGAAAAACTATTTCAACTTATAATCATTGTTACAGGAACACATTTAGAGGATGAGTATGGTTATACATGTGACCAGATTAAAAAAGATGGATTCTCTAATCTTGAATTTATTCACCTATCAATTAAGGGAGATAAAAATGCTGCTGAAATCACAGCTGAGTTAATAACAAAAATATCTAAGTTTTTTGAGGATTTCAATCCTGATTTTTTAATAGTCTTGGGTGATAGGTATGAGGCATTAGGCGCTGTTTATTCGGCATTTTTAAAGAAAATAAAAATTATACATTTGCATGGTGGAGAAGTTACTTTTGGCTCTCTGGATAATGGGTTTAGGAATGCAATTAGTCAATTAGCCAATCTTCACTTTACTAGTTTAGAAAAACACACAAAGAATTTACTAAATATGGGCGTAAATAAGAAAAATATATTTACCGTAGGGCCTATGATCAAAGATTTATTAAATTGCCATGAATCAATTACTCATAGTCAATTCGAAAAAAAACTTAATTTCAAATTTGATAAATTTAATATAATTCTGACATTCCATCCAGAAAGTTATATTTATGATTATGGTCTTGAGAAGTTAAAAAATATATTTAGAGTGATTCTTGAATTAGAGGCAAATGTACTTATTACATACCCAAATATAGATGAAGGTGGGGAAATAATTAAAACTGCTTTAATTAGATTTTCAGAGCGTAATAGTGATAGATGTTTCCTTTATAAATCTCTTGGCTCTGATTTATATATTTCATCTTTAAAGTTATTTGATGTAGTAATTGGAAATTCCTCTAGTGGAATTATTGAGGCACCATTGATAGGAATACCTTCCTTAAATATTGGTGAAAGGCAAAAAGGAAGATCAACTTTTGGTAAGGTGTCCAATCTAGATGGATCATATAAAGAAATGTATGAATCACTTAAAAAAATAAAGGAAGGGAAAACTCCTCTATCTCAACCAAGGAATTTACAAATAGAAAGAAAATTACCAAGTTATGAAATAATTAAGATACTTAAAGAAATAATTAACTAA